The Dama dama isolate Ldn47 chromosome 3, ASM3311817v1, whole genome shotgun sequence genome has a segment encoding these proteins:
- the LOC133047224 gene encoding lysozyme C, intestinal isozyme, translating to MKALIILGLLLLSVAVQGKKFQRCELARTLKRFGLDGYKGVSLADWMCLTYGESRYNTHVTNYNPGSKSTDYGLFQINSKWWCNDGKTPKAANGCGVSCSAMLKDDITQAVACAKTILNRQGITAWVAWKNRCRNRDLTSFVKGCGV from the exons ATGAAGGCTCTCATTATTCTGGGACTTCTCCTCCTTTCTGTTGCTGTCCAGGGCAAGAAATTTCAGAGGTGTGAGCTTGCCAGAACTCTGAAAAGATTTGGACTGGATGGCTATAAGGGAGTCAGCCTGGCAGATT ggATGTGTTTGACCTATGGAGAAAGCCGTTATAACACACATGTTACAAACTACAATCCTGGAAGCAAAAGCACTGATTATGGGCTATTTCAGATCAACAGCAAGTGGTGGTGTAATGATGGCAAAACCCCAAAAGCAGCTAACGGCTGTGGCGTATCCTGCAGTG CTATGCTGAAAGATGACATCACTCAGGCTGTAGCATGTGCAAAGACGATTCTCAATAGGCAAGGCATTACAGCATG GGTGGCGTGGAAAAACAGGTGTCGAAACCGAGATCTCACGAGTTTTGTTAAGGGTTGCGGAGTGTAA